The Myripristis murdjan chromosome 4, fMyrMur1.1, whole genome shotgun sequence region GCAGTCGGTGCAGCTGTTAAAAATAGCCTGCCACATACACCCTGACAACCTCTAATATTATTATGGGATGCGGATAATGAACAGGCTCGCGAGTTCTCCACAATGGCCGCTGCGCGTTGAGCTGTCAGGAGACAACagaggactgagagagagagagagagagagagagagagcaatggaGAGGGGCGGAAGATAATAGAGATAATGGTGATAAAAATACAGTCACAGTGCATTCACATTGCTCAAAACGTGCCccatcctctgtctctcagccctcattgttttattgtagGTAGGAGGCAGAGCTGTGTTGCTCAGTGGCATACCTCCACAATGGCTGACTTAGGCTGTGAATTAAAAGAAGCTGTGAATAATCTGCAGTGGTtgcagagatgaaaatgaaagaggaaaaggggCGTCCCGAATCCAAGACTCTTGATCTTATATGCCAACCACTCAAACACCCCTGGAGGCATGCACGCtcatatgcatgtgcatatacATCAATACAAAGTCGCGCTTGGGGCTCCCCCTTCTCCCCACTTTCTGTCGAATCATGTGTTCTGAATGGAGCGTGTTGCTGGGGCTGGCAGACTAGAGCAGGGGGAAagacacagaggagggagggagggagtgaaaaaagaggaacagagggagagagagagagagagagaggcagggtaGGAGGGGGCGAGAGCGATACAGCAGTGAGAGCAGCGAAGCAAGACTAATCCAGTGGAGGAACCCCCCCTCCAGTCAGATGAACATCGCTGCctcactccctcctccctctcctcctcccatctccATCGccattttttcctccccctcccttccttaGTTCCTCTCCATTATTCATCAGTGAGCTGAGAGTCCCCAGCTCATAGCTCCAGTTGCTGCTGCTCTAGCCACTCAGCCCAGCTTGCTGGATCTCCCTGCCCAAGTCGGAGCTACCCCAGCCTGGCTACTGCGCCCAGCCTGCCCTGCCTCTCTCCCCGTCCATCCCCAGGCATGGAGACCCAGAGCTGGCCCTTTTCTGCTgctgagagagagtgtgagccATCATCGAGCTGCTCTCTTAGCCGTtgagaagagaaacagaagaggagagaagaggggattttttttttccttctggcGCTAAAGAATCCCATTCGTCTGCCtctattttttctattggaTTACAGTGCTGGCTCTGTGTAGGAAGGAGAAAACGGGGTCCAAAATGCCTGAAGCCAACTACCTGCTGTCTGTGTCTTGGGGTTACATTAAGGTGTGTGGCGCCTATCTACGTAGCTTGTCGGGATACCGCACTCATTTCATTGTACCTCACTGTGCTGGTTTGCGTTCAGGGTAATTGTAAAACAGTTATACAATGCAGCAGTGTGATCATGGCaatgtgttttgtgaagctTCTAGGGATACCATGCTTCCCTAATTGCAACAAATGATATTTTCATCATGGGGTGGGCATGGGTgttgtttggggggggggggtccttCTATTTGACAGAATGGTGTTTTGTGGCTCAGGCTCCATCTTGAGTCCtctgcagagctgtgtgtgtgtgtgtgcgtgtacgtgtgtatgtgcgtgcgtgtatgggTCTGCCATAAACAGCTGCTACTGCAGTGCCTGGGTCTCCGCTTCCTGCCTAATGCATCTATGCCTATGTCACTCAGCCGTTTTAGTCATTGCATAAATTCTTCTGATATAAACTGTGCTGTGAACCAGAGACATGAATGTGCTAACACTGAGgggagaaggaagaaggaaggCTGCGATGTACAGATTGTCCTCTTGAAATCATTAAAATTCCTGTACACTGATGCAATAAATACACCAAAAAGAGCCAGAAAATCTGACTCAATGTAGTAAAACTGTAAATTGTTTGCAGGGGTGCTTTTGGGGGTGAAATAGACAGGGGACGGCCTCCCCATTGGTAACGAAATTATGATCCGCACCCTAATTAATTgaaaggaaagggaggaaaaatacatgtaaatCTAACCTTAACCCGAAACCCCCTACTGACTGTTAACCATAATTAGAAAAAACAATCTTGAACTGGAATAAGACTGGGCACTGGGTGATGCTATATTTTCCATGGAATCCTGCACCATAATTTCTCCCAGGTTTTCCCTCAGTGGAAATTGACGACatttccctctccccctcctctctctttctcttttacaGTTCAAGAGAATGTTGAATCGGGAGTTGACGCACCTATCCGAGATGAGTCGGTCTGGGAACCAGGTGTCCGAGTTCATCTCCAATACTTTCCTAGGTAAATGAaagtcacacgcacacacatgtacacacacgcgcgAACACACGGACACACCAATCTTTGAACATCCAAATTTGGCCATTACAGATCGCCATAATGCCCTttgttttcaaccaaaaacacaaacatactgtaacacccacaaatatacacacatatacccGCTTCTCCAGCGCTCTGCCGCAATGTGTGTGCGGAGGTTCACTCTCACATGGAGGCTCCATTTTGAGCAGTGCAAGTCGCTCTGGCAGGCTTTTTTGTGGGGGCGTACCATAAAATGCTGCGCCATTAAGGTTTGTCTAGAATGTTTATGGCATAGGACTCGAAATGGCCATTAAAATGTAAGTCCACATGCCCATTTCACAAAGCAGTTAGAGGAAAGAGGGTGGTTGGCCACTTTGTGCAAGTTGCCATTTGACTGACAAGTGAGCTTGTTAGCCAGGATCTGAGTCAGTGGATTGGAACTGGATACTATCAGTGTGGGCTGCACAATCGAGATCTGAGAATAGATAgctactatatatatatttatatatcgtTTGTGCCTTTAGAAGCATTTCCAATTTgggcttttttctctcccacatgAAGATGTTTCATAATCCTGGTACCAATCCAGAGTGTTGTTAATTCATCGTGGACAAAATGTACATGCACAAGCATCCACAGCAAAATTTTGTCCTCCCTCATTTTCCTCAAATGTAAGTTTTCTGCAGGTTCACACAGATAATGTATAGAAAAACGATGTTTGCCGTTCAAAGCATGGGGATAGATTAGTGCTTGAGCTAGACAGAGCATGGATTGACAAATTTAAAGGATAACAGGCACGAGCTGAAAGGCGCATGGAGGTAGACGGGGTTATATATAGATGTTATGCTTCGCTTCGATTGGTATCCTCATCTGGTCTGGTCTTGTTGTTGGTGGATGCCTCACTGCTGCATCACAGGGGCAGGGGAGTGCATTTAAGGAGAGAATAGAGGTACAGAGGAACCCCCTTTGCTGGCGGTGAGATGAGCACAGCAGATTGGGTGACTCATCCCAGCTTTAATTCATCTTTGTCAGCAGGGACACCTTCTTGTCttctcacccccctccccatccctctaactccctctccctcccgccTTGCCCTGGGAATCCAAGCATAGATGACTATCACTCGGATAAAGAAATCAGGATTTCCCTGTTGcagataaaacaggaaaacactgtGGAGGGCAAAATGATGGCGGTGGTGGGACGACTGGTGTGGTTTTGCTTCAGCCGGCCATTGggagtgtttattttattcatccttccattcatttcatccATGATCATTAATACCATCCCTAATGCACTGGTTCAGTGTGAACTGGCGGCTCACTTGGCTAAGCTGGGTATCATGTAACTGCGTCACTCTGGGTTTGAATCCACCCCAGGCCCCATTACACTTTTCCGCTTGATATCCTTTTAATGCAAACATCTAAACAGGTTTTTAACTAAATGATGTTGAAACAGGGTATTCGTGAAAAAGAGCAGTTGTTCTCACTCAACCCTCCCCTCGGTAAATAAACACAGTCAGAGCATCAGGCTGGAGTTTCTCGTCGAGGGCATTTGCAGACTGGGATTTCTTATTTCGGGGTGGGATTGTGGGCCAGCGGCGTGCTGACCATTCACGTGCGCCGCTCCCCCGCCACAGCTGTCCTCACACATAATGCTCTCATAATTCCCTTTGACTGGCCCCTGGTCGACAGCAAAGAGAACTCGTTTAGGGAATTTATTGTCAAAAAAGGCGCAAATCTCTCTCGTTTGCCATTCCTCCAGCCTCTAACAGAGCATATGGAGGAAAAGGGAAACATATGAAAGTGAAATAAACACGGGGGGATggggatagaatagaatagagtagaatttattcttgttgttgttgttgttgttatttgagGAGTGTTTAACGAGACATTTGCAGAACAGTGAGTCGTTGTATAACAGTGCTGTTTGTACTGCATGTGCTTAACTTGTAATGATACTGTGGGGCGCAGATCACATCTTGAGTCACATGCAGTCTTACATGTGAATAAATGGATCTGTTAAAAATGTCGCCACATCACAACCAAGCTTGACCTGCAGACAtgatcgctctctctctctctctctctctctctcacacacgcacacacacacactcacgcgcacacatacacacacaacattctCAGCGGTGGCGATAATGATGGCTTGTAATGAATTTGAGGGCAGTATATTGCTCTTCCCCTTGTTTCCCACGCAGCACATGTCTGAGAGCGCTTAATTGCCTATTCTCAATTACCACTGGaggactgaggagagagagagagcgagagaaaggagagagagagagagaaaggagagagagagacggagagagagcgtgagagcGAAAGTGATTATTTGAATTACAGCTGGTAATTGAATAACCCTCCACAGGGGAAGGCTGATAGGCCAGCAATGAGCTGAGTCTAGGCTTGATGGATGAGTGCAGAGCATACATACATACCGATAGCCAGTCCCTGCAGGATTTCATTAAATTCTTCTGCGATTACGCTGAACAAAAGGGTTTCACTGCGTTTCAAGATGACAAGAAAACCTGGCAAAtgttctttgtttatttgtgagggggaaaaaagtcaagATTGGTGCATTTTTGTCCTTCACTTTTTGTGCGTTTTAAATGTATTCGGGAAAAACGACACCTAGTTGAATAgactaaaccaaaccaaaattaCCCCTTCCCCACTATTCTGGCTGATTTGTTGCAGCTGTGGAGGCTACAGCAGCCTATTGAATGAAAGACTTCAGGGAGCTGCCTTAACATTGTAGGAGCCCCGACTCTCAGCCTGTCAATGGGCTGACCTTTGAGAGTGAAAAGAACAGGAGATGAGATATAAGCCACCTgccaagagagaaagaagtgctgtgagggaaggaaagagatggagagaagaatGAACAGTGGGAGCTCAGAGGGAGAGCCCAGGTGGAGGACagcatgcatgaatgaatgaaagaatgaatggatggatggcatGCATAGACAGATGATGAATGGATGAGGGAATCAATAAGTGCCTCACAAACTAGCCTGCTGCAGGTGTTTCTGGAGTGCACCTGGGTTCTCAGACAGACTGTACTTTATTGCACAGCAGattaaatgacaaagaaaagcaGACTCATGATGTTGGAGAATGAATGggaaccatacacacacacacacacacacacacacacatgcgcatctTCCCTTCATCAGTCGTCCCTCATCTCATCACTCTGCATTATGTCCATAAGAATGGGCtcttttttaaagatgttttaattgaaattcatctctcctctgctccctcagaCAAACAGAACGAGGTGGAGATCCCTTCGCCGACGTCCAAGACgcgagagaagaagaagcatcAGAAGCAGCAGCTGATGACACAGATCAGTGGGGTCAAGAAGGTCTCCCACGGGCCCTCGCtctccagcagctccatctCGCGCTTCGGCGTCAAGACCGACAaggaggagctgctgtccaAGGAGCTGGAGGACCTCAACAAGTGGGGTCTGAACATCTTTACTGTCTCAGAGTACTCCAACAACCGGCCGCTCACCTGCATCATGTACGCCATCTTCCAggtatgggaaaaaaaacaagcgtACTTTCCTTCATTCCTTGCCAGTGTGCTTCATGTGTTATCATGCATTGTATATATTCCCAGATATAATCTCATGTTTTTCATCCTATTCGCAGGAGCGAGACCTGTTGAAGACATTCAAGATCCCAGTAGATACATTTGTGGCCTACATGATGACTCTGGAGGACCACTACCATTCAGATGTGGCGTATCATAACAGCCTCCATGCTGCCGATGTAGCCCAGTCCACACacatcctcctctccaccccagCCCTGGATGTGAGTGGGAAGATGTATTCATAACAGGCTGACATTTTTGGGTGGGGGTGTTTTGGGTCATGTGCTCAGTTTTCCTCGCTCCAGGTTCTTGTACCAACAGTGTTTCACCCTCATTCgctttttcaagtttgaagcCCGCAGAGTTTCCCCTGTTCTGTCTAAggcataaatatatacacacacagaaataaggGAAAACTTAATTAGAGGAGTGTGCTGTTACATCACCCTTAGTGCCACTTTCCTGGATCACTGCACCATCTTTGAAGTCTTCATAGTTCCATTGAATCATattttcccctcctctgcctGCACCATCACAGTAGAGTTTACCATGAGACAaactctcttcttccctcccaCACTAGTCCTTCTACTTGTTTTtacctcttgtttttttccccgtctGTGTTTTCTCACAGCTCTGTAGGTGATTTCCTATAAACACAGTTGGAGTAACCAGTGGGACACAGTCAGGCCAGAAGGCTCTGGCCTTTAGCATCATTTAGTTTGCCTTTTTTGGCCTCCCCATCTTTTATCTGTTGCAGCCAGCCCTAACAATGTAAACTCTCTAAGAGGATACTTACAGAGGGCCTGGCCGTTAGATTACGATCTCACTGAGGAAACAATTCATTGCTTAAAAATCACATGATTTTGTTAACTGGAAATGCAGTCTTGGAGTTACTCACAGATAACACTAGggcttttgtttctctctgttctccctcAGATATGGACAGGGATTAAGTGTACTGTTCTTTCTGCTGTTATTTTCTATTATCCGAAACTaaccctctttcttttttttctgtcttgtttacaGGCCGTCTTCACAGATCTTGAGATCCTAGCAGCCATCTTTGCTGCAGCTATCCATGATGTTGACCACCCTGGAGTGTCAAACCAATTCTTAATCAATACCAGTAAGTCAAAAgacagtaatgataataatgacaataataatgataataataatagtaataacaataataataataataatgtctcTCCAATCCCTGTCCAGACTCTGAGCTGGCACTGATGTACAACGATGAGTCTGTGCTGGAGAACCATCACTTGGCTGTGGGCTTCAAGCTATTACAGGAGGACAACTGTGATATCTTCCAGAACCTCACCAAGAAACAACGCCAGTCGCTACGCAAGATGGTCATCGACATGGTAattcatatatattcatattctttttttaaattctaccCATTCTCTCGACTCATTTTATAAGCTGTCATAATTGCCTTAATGCTGACAAACGCTGTTTGCTGACCAGGTATTGGCCACTGACATGTCCAAACACATGAGTCTGCTGGCTGATCTGAAGACCATGGTGGAGACCAAGAAGGTGACCAGCTctggagtgctgctgctggacaacTACACCGACAGGATACaggtcagtgtctgtgttttattcagtatcCCAGTAAAAAGATGCATGAACTATaataaacaacatcaacaaatgcCTCTTTATCCAAGTTAAATCGCATTTTCATTCCTTTTCATGCactgttgggtgtgtgtgtggacactgcATAGAGTACAAGAGTGTGTGATTATGCATCCAagccctccacctcctcttttACCTGCTTATGGTAGCTCTATCAATAGATCAATAGCCAGTGTTTGCAGAGGTTACTCACCAAATGATCATTAACTGGCCTCCTATAGCTGACCTCTGCTCCCGCTGTCACTCTTTTCCTCACTCCATCCATCTTCCTCTTGTCTCAGTGCGCCCTCCTTGCTCCCCCTCTAATGGCCTCTCTTGTGCTTCTTCTTTATTTGACTATTGACTGAATGGCTGCACCACTTCCTATCATAGGAATGCACACCACAGAATTAGCATGATATGTCTCTGCTGCAAGTATCTAATTACATTTCCCCAAAGTGTTTTGCAGTAATCTGATCTGTATGGTATTGTGCTGTTGATTTAAGGATGAAAGGCTTTTACGTAGGAGgaacaaggcttttttttttttttacatgtagaAGTTCTAAATTATAATTTGATATGTGCAGGTGCTACGTAACATGGTGCACTGTGCTGACCTGAGCAACCCCACCAAGTCCTTAGAGCTGTATCGACAGTGGACCGATCGGATAATGGAGGAGTTCTTCCaccagggagacagagagagggagcgggggATGGAGATCAGCCCCATgtgtgacaaacacacagcgtCCGTGGAGAAGAGCCAGGTAGGAAACCAACTTAAACAAATACGGACACAGATACTCCGTCCTTGTTCAAAACCATACATGCATactgtacagacacacatgcacatgatcacacattcaaatataaatacatttttacctGTAGAAATTGTAATTCTGTGTATCAACCGCTTTATTGTGATTAGTTGTTATTGTGCTGCAAGATATTAATAATACATATCCTGTCAAGTCAAAACTGAATTTTACAACTATATATAACTATATTATAGAGATCACAAACAACACTTGAAGGTTTTTTACAGCTAAATTAGAGACATTTCAATATAATATACATGATAATATTTTTACTAGTCAAAATTCAGTTATAGATGTGGGCCTGGAATAATTACTCATCTAAATAACGGTGTTGATATCTAGAATTACAGTTTCTACTAGTGAAAATGTAATTGTAGATGTCTTCAACTGGAATTTTAACTAGTAGAAACACCTGCACACATTGACTCCCCCATACCAACGtgctcatcctctcctcccctccaggTGGGTTTCATCGACTACATCGTCCACCCCCTGTGGGAGACCTGGGCCGACCTGGTCCACCCCGACGCCCAGGACATCCTGGACACGTTGGAGGACAACAGGAACTGGTACCAGAGCATGATCCCCCAgagcccctcccctcccttttaCGACCAGGGCACAGACGGACACAGCGGGGGCACTGGAGGGCAGGGAGGCGGGGAGAAGTTTCAGTTTGAGCTGAccttggaggaggaggattcgGACGTAATAGAGAAAGACGGcgaaggggaagaggaggaggaggaggaggaggaagaggaggaggaggatagtTTAGGAGAGTCCTCCCGCTCTCCGCCCCTGGACTACTCCGACGgtcaggagcaggaggagggcagCACGATGGAGCCCACGACGGCGATAGAGATCGTCACTCACGAGGCGTCGCCCACAGACACATAGGGCTTCCACCGGTCGAGCTGATGCGGCGGTTTGAAAGTTTTAAGAAAAGAGGGCAGATCCTCttacagctgtgctttttaacaAGCCCACAGAAGCAGGGGCTTAGTTTTAGCCCGCATTGGGGCGTCTTGCACTTGGGTGTTTGGAGCCAAGCACGGAGGGACAGTTTCAGTGAAGCGGCTACAGAGTTCTCAGGAAATAAATGCTGCGAACAATTTCAACCTGATCGACAGGTGACTGAGAGTGGAACTTGAAGGATTTTGGCCAGTTTGGGAGAtggttgcttttattttctggaCTGGCATTAAATGGACATTGACACTACTGAGAGAAGTTTTGTACCTTAAGACTTTTTTACGGACACAATATGTTCTAGAAGTAGCATAGAGTAAGATCTACTGATGGAGACACATTTGTATAGCAAGAGAAAgtgtttacttttttcctgtacCATTTGTCAAAGGACTTTTGTGTGCCTTTTTTACTATTGTCTTTATaatagttttttatttattgaacacTCTAGTATGtctgtgaaatgtttttgtttgttttttcttatctGAAAGAGCAGAATCTTTTTTGTATCTCAGAAAAAGAGAACAGTCTTCCATGTATTGGGCAATAGAGAAATCCAAACAAACTTCGACAAACAATTCTTGGACAAACTCATCTAAATAGGTGAACACCATATTATACGCACATTTCGTCACGTTTATGTTTTAATTGGAGCACAAACTATATCTTTATACATTGAATTCAAATGCATACATTAACGATTCACGTTTCATGTTCACTGTCAACATTGTTGCTTTCCATATCAGATGTCACAGTAAATGAATGTCAGTCACTCTGAAATATGCCACCTGTATTATCATCCTCCTTTTCTTAATGtaccttcttttcctctttgagTGGCCTGCAGACCATTAGGACTAACTGCCTTTTCACACCAATTTTAATGCAAAACACTCTATATGAGATACAAACCTCACACTCGTAACAATATGATTATACATCCTAAATTGCTAAATTGTTACAGACATTTCAAATGGCTTATTTATTCGATTTTCTTTCCCCCATTTTTGCACTGGTGTGAATTGGCCTTTAGTCCAGTTCAAATCCTTCTAATTTACaacattattggaaaaaaaaagttcaatgagcaaaaatagaaacagttagccaggggaaaaaaaagatgatgtgcAGATctatattttttcaaaaaaaaaaaaaaaattttaggGAAAAAACTGGCCAGGCAGAAATGTACAACGGCAGTGGATCTATATTTAGCCCACAGGTATGCTGCAGTCTTAATAATCCTGTTAGTTGGGACGGGTCCCGATCTCAGAGCCGCTGATGTAACAGCCCCCTGCCCCCGTGCAATCAGTCCCTACCCACATGACTGAAGGTGCTCTTACAGTTGCCTGTCTGAAAGTCGCATTCAGACGTTCATCAACGCCATTATTCACATGGTTTACAAACCCCCGTGGGCTCCGGGGACACGACCCCAAAACAATCAGGCCACCTATTTTTTCCCTCACAATAAAAAATCCCCCCAAGTGCTGCTTGTGCTCATTGACGTCAATTGAATCTTTctgtcccctccccctccctccccctccactgTATCAGATTTCCAGGACAGGCAGGTTATTAGGATTTGGCACAGATGGAATTGGTAGATTCAGCGTGACTGAAATGCTTTTAGACAAGCAGAAAGAGAGGCGGAAGAAGTAACTTGGTGCTCGAGtttgaaaacaaaccaaaatgtcacCACACCATCCTTGAAGAGCGTTCCTTGATTATGAGTCGGGCATTCAAAATGGTTTGCAGACCTCAACGTTTCGGCTCCATCCATGACTGGCATTCATGGGTGGGCTTCTTGCATCTGTCATTGCCATCTTTTCATTTCCTTAATAGTTTACTGATATACTCAAAGGTACTTCAGCTACTTTCTTGTACACCCTCACTCCTGCATGCCTCAGAGGCAGTCGTTTGCGTGCAGTATGTACGGATGGTttcgtgtgcatgtgtttttgtacgtttgcctgtgtgtgtgcatgtgtgtgtttgaatgtgtcgtCTTTGTCATAAGGCCTTACCCCATCACACCACCTGTTTGTCTCTACTGTTTGTCGCTAGGAGCTCAAGTTGGTCCTTTTTGCTGTTTATAACAGTGTGTATTTATTCTATACTTTAAGCTTGTAAATAAGAAATACTGGTTCAGTGTAAGatctattttaatttatatgcaCTTGCATTACCTGGAAGTGGTGGTGTCTAATGTGTAGAAGACTCTGGATTTGAGTCTTTTTATATTCTGtattatatattgtttttttatatatattaaaatatatatataaaaatatatctaAGTATATATTCGCACAATGTTTTGAGTgcccagcagagcagcagctagAGGGACATGCTGTTGCTGTCACATGACAACCTTGCACCTCCAAAACAGGATTCCTCCTCacttcttttacttttttttcccccacatgaAAGAGTTTATATGGTTTTTGTGGCACAGTCACTGACATGTGAATAAGAGAAGCCCTGCCATGCTTCATAGGCAACAatattttttaaccaaaatCTCCTATTCCAATTCAGGGATCcctctgaaatattttgacCCATGGCATATATTTGGAAACCTAAAATTTTCTTTGAGGAAAAACTAGAAGTTTGTCTACTCTCTCTCAACTAATTTTGAGTTTTatcaatttatttgtttattttttcagtaaagAACAGTTGCTTGACCATGTGAGGTTTTGGAAGCACAAGGTTTCCGTCTGACAGCAGCAGTCAGGTAACCCAGGGGCGACATAGACGACATGTTAAACTGCATAGGCTTGGATATAGGATACATACAAGCTAGCTATGGAGAACAGAAGCTTAGTCAATGCTCGGtatcaaaatacacaaatagcTTTTCTCTCAGCGGCTTGTCGCAACCTAAGCTTATCCATCCAGCATTTTGAATGCAGATTGCTGATATACAAGGTTCAGATACAGGTTCGACTGACAAACACAAAGCGATTGTCTCCTTTTACACCTTACGCACTTCTTGTAAAAGTAGATAACACGGGGCAGGTATTGGTAGCATGCTACAATACGCCTCGCACTGACGTGAATCGTACTGAATTAACAACAAAACGTGATCTTATGTAACTGATTGTGCTAATGTGTGAACTCTTTCTGACCAAACTTGTTAGCAgttttgaaattcaaatttgtcAGTATTAACATTGTTTATCTATGTTCAAGCTTTTTTTGGTCCCAGTTGTGTCCAAATGGTTAGCCAGATTTAGCACTATCTGCATGAGATGGGTTTTTTATGTCAATAATATGTTCAAGTCCGCCAGTTGTTGCAGGCGGGTTATTAAATGTTTCACACAATGTATggtattatattgtatattgtgttcaaaatgaaatctgaaataCTTTTTCTATGAAGTGATTAAAAGCAAAGCATGAATATATTCCTTCCGTCTCTGCTGCGGTTTTTTCCCCTGATAGCCTAGTTTTCTAAACTGGGGGTGTGAACGCCAAATGGGTCACATTTGGCGCTCTTCCGGTGGGTCCCCAcatgtttgtcatgtttcattAGACTGAGGCCCAGTTCAAAACTATATTTACTGAACACCTGGGTCCTGTGCTGAAACCCGTGTGAGAGGCCTGTAGTGTAAAGCAGAAACATGCAGATATCAGGCCACAGGAACCTGTAGACACCGATCAAGTGTTTGGATTCAAAGCATTACTGCAGATGTTAAACCAGAGGTGAGAATTTAGCAGAACACAGTGCACATATGCAGACATACTCTTTTTATATGAGCGTCTGTTGAGCAACTAATTTTGTGATGAGTGTTAGACTACATTTATTCAATGCTGGTCCTGCATTTGAGGATAAATTTAAGCCCCAGAGATTGTAAAATGGTCCCTCGTGTCCAGATCCA contains the following coding sequences:
- the pde4ba gene encoding cAMP-specific 3',5'-cyclic phosphodiesterase 4B isoform X2 — encoded protein: MYRRSPCARGRVHFDFSEEVIRKLHAANHGHAHSFDVENGPSASCSPLDPQASPGSGLVLHTNFPGHNQRRESFLYRSDSDYDLSPKSMSRNSSIASELHGDDLIVTPFAQVLASLRSVRNNFTVLTNVQCASNKRSPAATTQPPITRVCLPDEAYQKLAMETMEELDWCLDQLETIQTYRSVSDMASNKFKRMLNRELTHLSEMSRSGNQVSEFISNTFLDKQNEVEIPSPTSKTREKKKHQKQQLMTQISGVKKVSHGPSLSSSSISRFGVKTDKEELLSKELEDLNKWGLNIFTVSEYSNNRPLTCIMYAIFQERDLLKTFKIPVDTFVAYMMTLEDHYHSDVAYHNSLHAADVAQSTHILLSTPALDAVFTDLEILAAIFAAAIHDVDHPGVSNQFLINTNSELALMYNDESVLENHHLAVGFKLLQEDNCDIFQNLTKKQRQSLRKMVIDMVLATDMSKHMSLLADLKTMVETKKVTSSGVLLLDNYTDRIQVLRNMVHCADLSNPTKSLELYRQWTDRIMEEFFHQGDRERERGMEISPMCDKHTASVEKSQVGFIDYIVHPLWETWADLVHPDAQDILDTLEDNRNWYQSMIPQSPSPPFYDQGTDGHSGGTGGQGGGEKFQFELTLEEEDSDVIEKDGEGEEEEEEEEEEEEEDSLGESSRSPPLDYSDGQEQEEGSTMEPTTAIEIVTHEASPTDT
- the pde4ba gene encoding cAMP-specific 3',5'-cyclic phosphodiesterase 4B isoform X4, translating into MGACCFDKKEKKIGKLNGWRKFKRMLNRELTHLSEMSRSGNQVSEFISNTFLDKQNEVEIPSPTSKTREKKKHQKQQLMTQISGVKKVSHGPSLSSSSISRFGVKTDKEELLSKELEDLNKWGLNIFTVSEYSNNRPLTCIMYAIFQERDLLKTFKIPVDTFVAYMMTLEDHYHSDVAYHNSLHAADVAQSTHILLSTPALDAVFTDLEILAAIFAAAIHDVDHPGVSNQFLINTNSELALMYNDESVLENHHLAVGFKLLQEDNCDIFQNLTKKQRQSLRKMVIDMVLATDMSKHMSLLADLKTMVETKKVTSSGVLLLDNYTDRIQVLRNMVHCADLSNPTKSLELYRQWTDRIMEEFFHQGDRERERGMEISPMCDKHTASVEKSQVGFIDYIVHPLWETWADLVHPDAQDILDTLEDNRNWYQSMIPQSPSPPFYDQGTDGHSGGTGGQGGGEKFQFELTLEEEDSDVIEKDGEGEEEEEEEEEEEEEDSLGESSRSPPLDYSDGQEQEEGSTMEPTTAIEIVTHEASPTDT